One Asterias rubens chromosome 1, eAstRub1.3, whole genome shotgun sequence genomic region harbors:
- the LOC117299978 gene encoding protein dpy-30 homolog isoform X2 — protein MSEVEQTPQPTDPNMGLNIENAPPKSESPHAEHGLTENIQKIITQEKEEVEKTKVDLESLTTRAYLDHTVVPILLQGMSALAKERPPNPIEYLASYLLKNKDQFEGSS, from the exons ATGAGTGAAG TTGAGCAGACACCCCAACCTACGGATCCAAACATGGGATTGAACATAGAAAATGCT CCACCAAAATCAGAGTCGCCTCACGCTGAGCATGGACTCACCGAAAACATACAGAAGATTATCACTCAAGAGAAAGAAGAAGTTGAGAAGACGAAAGTTGACTTGGAGTCCCTAACCACGAGAGCCTACCTAGACCATACGGTGGTACCCATCCTGCTGCAAGGGATGTCGGCCCTGGCCAAAGAGAG ACCTCCCAATCCGATTGAGTACCTGGCCAGCTACCTCCTGAAGAATAAAGACCAGTTTGAAGGTAGCAGCTAA
- the LOC117299978 gene encoding protein dpy-30 homolog isoform X1, which yields MSEAVEQTPQPTDPNMGLNIENAPPKSESPHAEHGLTENIQKIITQEKEEVEKTKVDLESLTTRAYLDHTVVPILLQGMSALAKERPPNPIEYLASYLLKNKDQFEGSS from the exons ATGAGTGAAG CAGTTGAGCAGACACCCCAACCTACGGATCCAAACATGGGATTGAACATAGAAAATGCT CCACCAAAATCAGAGTCGCCTCACGCTGAGCATGGACTCACCGAAAACATACAGAAGATTATCACTCAAGAGAAAGAAGAAGTTGAGAAGACGAAAGTTGACTTGGAGTCCCTAACCACGAGAGCCTACCTAGACCATACGGTGGTACCCATCCTGCTGCAAGGGATGTCGGCCCTGGCCAAAGAGAG ACCTCCCAATCCGATTGAGTACCTGGCCAGCTACCTCCTGAAGAATAAAGACCAGTTTGAAGGTAGCAGCTAA